One Owenweeksia hongkongensis DSM 17368 genomic region harbors:
- a CDS encoding fasciclin domain-containing protein, producing the protein MKMLTQNFGKLLLAGGVIFMASCSKDDDNDTTTKPTQKDATVKEVMEEEEQYSMMNEAIEESDQSSFFSNSSANITVFAANNDAFNDLFVEMNVSSMTELKGKLGDEAFAELIMYHAINGKFDIDAIQDGYIETYADNDNNGKLSVFIENDNNTRLIFNGGDDNGASTASSTTISATNGSVIEINAVLSAQTNYENLEDAEEAEDNGETSLFLTLIADADVDIKNRLESETSMSTVIVADENELQSMLSINLAAILDVDDLNNLLDASAQTSLFTQFGVSTVAELLLELNISDLLSISGMTMANIYAEMEADDKAELMSTFIFNGYLNLKDEATNNGTISSDAGADFDVSTSTSGQIVLTDDDGNKIFLEENSAHSVNGSIYTIAKVEEM; encoded by the coding sequence ATGAAAATGCTAACCCAAAATTTCGGAAAACTACTATTAGCCGGAGGAGTGATCTTTATGGCAAGTTGTAGTAAAGATGATGACAATGATACCACCACGAAGCCCACGCAAAAGGATGCCACGGTAAAAGAGGTAATGGAGGAAGAAGAGCAGTATAGCATGATGAATGAGGCTATTGAAGAGTCTGATCAATCTTCGTTCTTTTCAAACAGTAGCGCAAATATCACCGTATTCGCTGCTAACAATGATGCATTCAATGATCTATTTGTGGAGATGAACGTAAGTAGCATGACGGAGTTGAAAGGCAAATTGGGAGATGAGGCTTTTGCCGAATTAATTATGTACCATGCTATCAACGGTAAATTTGATATTGATGCGATTCAAGATGGATACATCGAAACTTATGCCGATAATGACAACAACGGTAAGCTTTCTGTATTCATTGAGAATGATAACAACACCCGTTTAATTTTTAATGGTGGTGATGACAACGGTGCAAGCACCGCAAGTAGCACCACAATTTCTGCTACTAATGGTTCTGTAATTGAAATTAATGCGGTATTAAGCGCACAGACCAATTATGAAAACCTTGAAGATGCGGAGGAAGCAGAAGATAATGGTGAGACTTCACTTTTCTTAACGTTAATTGCTGATGCTGATGTAGATATCAAAAACAGATTGGAAAGTGAAACCAGTATGTCTACAGTGATTGTAGCTGATGAAAACGAACTTCAAAGTATGTTGAGTATCAATCTAGCTGCCATTTTAGATGTAGATGATCTTAACAATCTTTTGGATGCCAGTGCGCAGACTTCTTTGTTCACACAGTTTGGAGTAAGCACTGTTGCTGAACTTTTACTTGAGCTAAACATCTCCGATTTATTAAGTATTTCTGGAATGACGATGGCAAATATCTATGCCGAGATGGAAGCTGATGATAAAGCTGAACTAATGAGCACCTTTATTTTTAACGGTTATTTAAACCTAAAAGATGAGGCTACCAATAATGGAACAATTTCATCTGATGCAGGTGCTGATTTTGATGTAAGTACTTCTACCAGCGGTCAAATTGTATTGACCGATGATGATGGAAATAAGATTTTCTTAGAAGAAAATAGTGCTCATAGTGTAAACGGTTCAATCTATACGATTGCTAAAGTAGAAGAGATGTAA
- the tnpA gene encoding IS200/IS605 family transposase: protein MANTYSQLYAHVIFAVKNREALIREEFKEELYKYISGIVNHKGQKLFAINGMPDHIHILLSLSPDCPLSELVREIKKSSNGFIKEKGLSKFPFAWQAGYGAFSIGASQISKVVNYIENQEKHHTKKSFEDEYRSFLENYQVDFKDEYLFEFFDN, encoded by the coding sequence ATGGCAAATACCTATTCTCAACTATATGCACATGTGATTTTTGCAGTGAAAAATCGCGAAGCCTTAATTCGTGAAGAGTTTAAAGAAGAATTGTATAAATACATTTCAGGTATTGTAAACCACAAAGGGCAAAAGCTTTTCGCGATAAATGGTATGCCAGATCATATCCACATCCTTTTAAGTCTATCTCCGGATTGTCCCTTGTCAGAATTGGTTAGAGAAATAAAAAAGTCTTCTAACGGCTTCATTAAAGAAAAAGGTTTATCCAAATTTCCCTTTGCTTGGCAAGCAGGTTATGGGGCGTTTTCCATAGGTGCTTCTCAAATTTCGAAGGTTGTAAATTATATTGAAAATCAAGAAAAGCATCATACTAAGAAATCCTTTGAAGATGAATACAGAAGTTTTTTAGAAAATTATCAGGTGGATTTCAAGGATGAGTATTTGTTTGAATTTTTTGATAATTAA
- a CDS encoding exodeoxyribonuclease III: MKVISYNVNGIRAAVKKGLMEWLQAANPDVLCLQETKAQPEQIDHELIKESGYHGYYHSAQKKGYSGVAILTKTQPDHVEIGCGIEYIDLEGRIIRADYGNLSIMSVYIPSGTNMLRQGLKMQFLADFQKHISELLKERPNLIVCGDYNICHKAIDIHNPIQNANSSGFLPEEREWVSGFIDSGFIDSFRYFNQEPHNYSWWSYRANARNNNKGWRIDYNMASTPLEGRLKRAAILPEAKHSDHCPVLLELD, translated from the coding sequence ATGAAGGTAATTTCATATAATGTAAACGGAATACGAGCGGCAGTAAAAAAAGGTTTGATGGAATGGTTGCAAGCTGCCAATCCGGATGTGCTTTGCTTGCAAGAAACCAAGGCGCAGCCTGAGCAAATAGACCATGAGCTAATAAAAGAAAGTGGCTATCATGGCTATTATCACAGTGCTCAAAAGAAGGGATATAGCGGTGTAGCTATTTTAACTAAAACGCAGCCCGACCATGTGGAAATAGGCTGTGGTATTGAATACATCGACCTTGAAGGGCGTATCATTAGGGCAGATTATGGAAACCTTTCAATTATGAGTGTGTACATTCCATCGGGAACAAATATGCTGCGCCAAGGACTGAAGATGCAGTTTTTGGCAGATTTTCAGAAGCATATTTCTGAGCTTCTCAAAGAACGTCCAAACCTGATTGTGTGTGGTGATTACAATATTTGCCATAAGGCGATAGATATTCACAACCCTATTCAAAATGCAAACTCATCTGGGTTTTTACCCGAAGAAAGAGAATGGGTAAGCGGATTTATCGACAGCGGATTTATTGACAGCTTTAGATATTTTAACCAAGAGCCGCATAATTACTCGTGGTGGAGCTATCGAGCCAATGCCAGGAATAATAACAAAGGCTGGCGTATAGATTACAACATGGCAAGCACTCCTTTGGAAGGCCGGTTGAAGCGTGCGGCTATTTTGCCCGAAGCCAAGCATTCTGACCATTGCCCCGTCTTGCTTGAGCTGGATTAA
- a CDS encoding acyltransferase family protein, with protein MDLSKRIYGLDILRALAILFVIYGHGLPMLKHQFNIRPLSFLVLDGVSIFFVLSGFLIGGILMKRIRSHGGGFNELRQFWIRRWFRTLPNYFLILIVVTVLGWYYWDIQIKDMFPYVLFLQNFASPHPHFFQEVWSLAVEEWFYILFPLASFAMFKSETSLKKWFPWLIFAFIALSIGVRFYRFNVVEIASLKDYDHFFRKQVITRFDSLMMGVLGAYLSTYFSKGWLSKPKLKMWLGLILIIFNQVCFHYAKEVFEGNYFYHTVLSFLVFATGVFLCLPILTSVKTGKGKLAKGITLVSLVSYSMYLIHFTLTKGFIIPLTLRGELAEHTLGLDVLRVVMYLFVSLFGSILLYKYFEIPTTKLRDRFGKK; from the coding sequence ATGGACCTAAGCAAGCGCATCTATGGGCTTGACATTCTGCGTGCCCTAGCCATTCTATTTGTCATCTATGGTCATGGCTTGCCTATGCTCAAGCATCAATTTAATATTCGTCCACTAAGTTTTTTGGTATTAGATGGCGTTTCCATCTTCTTTGTCCTCAGTGGCTTTTTGATAGGTGGAATTCTTATGAAGCGTATCAGATCCCATGGTGGCGGCTTCAACGAGCTTCGTCAATTTTGGATAAGACGATGGTTTCGTACGCTTCCGAATTACTTTTTGATTTTAATAGTTGTGACGGTTTTAGGCTGGTACTATTGGGATATTCAAATAAAGGACATGTTTCCTTACGTTCTTTTTCTACAAAACTTCGCCAGCCCTCATCCACACTTCTTTCAGGAAGTGTGGAGCCTAGCAGTAGAAGAATGGTTTTACATTCTTTTTCCCTTGGCCAGCTTTGCTATGTTCAAAAGTGAAACTTCACTAAAAAAATGGTTTCCATGGTTAATCTTCGCATTTATAGCACTGTCCATCGGGGTTCGATTTTACCGTTTTAATGTGGTGGAAATTGCCAGCCTAAAGGATTACGATCATTTTTTCCGAAAGCAGGTAATCACACGTTTTGACTCGCTAATGATGGGGGTTTTGGGAGCCTACCTTTCAACCTACTTTTCTAAGGGCTGGTTATCTAAACCCAAGTTAAAAATGTGGTTAGGCCTCATTCTTATCATTTTTAATCAGGTGTGCTTTCATTACGCTAAAGAAGTTTTCGAAGGCAATTACTTTTACCACACAGTACTTTCCTTTTTGGTATTTGCGACCGGAGTATTCCTGTGTTTACCTATTCTTACTTCTGTAAAAACAGGAAAAGGAAAATTAGCCAAGGGCATTACATTGGTCAGTCTTGTTTCGTACTCCATGTACTTGATTCATTTCACCCTCACGAAGGGCTTTATCATTCCTTTAACCCTCCGCGGAGAGCTTGCTGAGCATACTTTAGGTTTAGATGTTTTGAGAGTTGTCATGTACTTATTCGTTTCTCTTTTTGGTTCTATTCTGTTGTATAAATACTTTGAAATCCCTACAACCAAATTGCGGGATCGGTTTGGGAAGAAATAA
- a CDS encoding OmpA/MotB family protein, protein MKRIFILALSGILFSSCVTSKIHKELQAKYKDLEGTNLSLREENDAMKANLGTTQDELDATKNSMAKLQEEHDALKKSNDELQTRYRDLNKNYEFLLENNNALLASNQAENKKLIEKLNVLQQELQAKEDSLTNEQQKLEYLSQELQKREARVYELESMIAEQNKQVDAIRNRLKEALFNFEGKGLTVEQRDGKVYVSLENSLLFPSASWNVDGKGKEALQELAKVLAENPDLNVMVEGHTDADAFNGKTAVKDNWDLSVMRATSIVKILTANEGVDPAKITAAGRSEYIPVSDNDTVEGKAKNRRTEIIITPDLDAIVKVLSEVKE, encoded by the coding sequence ATGAAACGAATTTTCATTTTAGCCCTTAGCGGTATTTTGTTTAGCTCTTGCGTGACTAGTAAAATCCACAAAGAACTACAAGCAAAGTATAAGGATTTGGAAGGCACCAACCTCTCTCTTAGAGAAGAGAATGATGCTATGAAAGCTAATTTGGGCACCACCCAGGATGAGCTTGACGCTACCAAGAATTCAATGGCAAAATTGCAGGAGGAGCACGATGCTTTGAAGAAAAGCAATGACGAATTGCAAACGCGCTATAGAGATTTGAATAAGAATTATGAGTTTTTGTTAGAAAACAATAATGCCCTTTTGGCAAGCAATCAGGCAGAAAACAAGAAGTTGATTGAAAAGCTAAATGTGCTTCAGCAGGAGCTGCAGGCCAAGGAAGATTCATTGACCAATGAGCAGCAAAAACTGGAATATTTGAGTCAGGAATTACAGAAGCGCGAAGCCCGTGTATACGAATTGGAGTCAATGATTGCTGAGCAAAACAAGCAAGTGGATGCTATTCGTAATCGTTTGAAAGAAGCACTTTTCAACTTTGAAGGAAAAGGACTTACAGTGGAGCAGCGCGATGGTAAGGTGTATGTTTCTTTGGAAAATAGCCTTCTATTCCCGAGCGCCAGCTGGAATGTGGATGGAAAAGGAAAAGAGGCCTTGCAGGAATTAGCGAAGGTACTTGCTGAAAACCCTGATCTTAATGTAATGGTAGAAGGTCATACAGATGCTGATGCTTTTAACGGAAAGACTGCTGTGAAAGACAACTGGGACCTTTCGGTAATGCGTGCTACTTCTATTGTAAAAATATTGACCGCCAATGAGGGTGTGGACCCGGCCAAGATTACCGCTGCTGGTAGAAGCGAATATATCCCTGTGTCAGATAACGACACTGTTGAAGGAAAAGCTAAAAACCGCAGAACAGAAATTATTATCACTCCGGATTTGGACGCTATCGTAAAGGTATTGTCTGAAGTAAAGGAGTAA